Within the Rosa rugosa chromosome 2, drRosRugo1.1, whole genome shotgun sequence genome, the region AAAAGAGTGGTAGCGGATACATTATTGGAAGGGAAAGGCAACTGATGTGATTTGCTAAGGGCACGTACAATCACgacaaaaattacaaaaagtAGATTGAGTGCCAAGAGTGGACTTTAACAAAGCTAAAACTGGAGATGAGGGGTGGCCCAGACGATTATGCCAGAGAGAGGAATGAATGGTGGCGAGAGCATGAGGTGTGGTGGGGACGGAGGACAAAAGAAGCGGATAAAGGCCATCTTTACAGGAAACAATAGACAGCCAGTTCGTAAGCAGCAGATTTGATAGAAGTTAGGAGCAAAAAGAAAGTAGACAAGATTATCTTGAGTGAAACGTGCGACAGACAATAGATTTTTATGAATGTAGAAATTGATACCATGTAGAAATTGTATTTCATTGATTTGAACAATTTCTACATGGCAACTGATACCATGTAGAAATTGTATTTCATTGATTTGAACAATTACATTTCGTACAATATATAGGAGTATGTATTGTCAGTTTTACATGAAGCAATAATGCTGAATTAACTATATTAATAACAATATCAAAACTGatggaagaaatcaaaactgatGCAAAACGTTATAGCCAAATTATTGGCTATTCAATGGAGAAGATTGATTGtttttaggattaatttcagtttagtaccctgtggtttgggggtaacatcatgtcagtccctgctctttcagtttgatcagcaacacccctgtgctttcaatttcaatcagccgtgcccaaattttactgttccgtccaaattttactttgtcaatccagtcaaagttaacgttcaaattggacggaacagtaaaatttgggcacggctgattgaaattgaaagcacaggggtgttgctgatcaaattgaaagagcatggactgacatgatgttacccccaaaccacagggtactaaactgaaatttatcCTTGTTTTTAACACTATAAGCTTTCTAAGATGTTTATGGTTTTTAtctgtaccacaattgcgtgttgGTAAGTGAGATTAGTTGTTGATTTGTTCTTAGCAGGCGAGGTTATTCTTGTTTGACTAGGCTTAATTTTAAAGTGAGCATCCCTTAGACTTAAATGTGTAGCATTTGCTTATGTAGGGTCTGCGAAATTTCTTTGATCTAGTCGCTCTCAACCAAGGTTTCTCGTTGAAAACTTTTTTCGACAAAATCTACCAAGCCTACCGTGGTTGACGTTATGGCAAGTCTGATTGGTGCCTTTCAATTCTCATATTCCGCGCGAGTGGATCTTGTAGCGGCTGGGGAGGCTGCCGGCGTTCCAAGACAATCATTCATACATGGTAGGTCATCTGTTAACTTTGAAATCCAAATTCCCTGGCTTCAAGGGTACCATTCCGACTATTTGGAGGGTGCAATttgcctctctctctatatTAGTGACATGGGGGATCCACTAGGTTGTAGCAAGGCTTAGGGCTGCTGGTTTGGGGTAGCATTTTGGGATTTCGATCCCTTCAAACTTCATGATGGTGCTGGAGGCCCTTTGGCTATTGTTACAACTCCAACTGTGGAAGAAAAAGTGGTTGAGTTGGTGTAGGATTCATCGGTGGTCATGCCCAGGTTGTTGGCTGGCACAAAACGTCATGCTGAGGATGATATCTATAGGTCTGGTAAGCGCTATCTCGCTTTACCAGCACCTGCATTGCAGGTATAGGAGGAATCGACTCTAGCTTTGAAGTAGAAGAATGGATAACTCCTTATGTTTCCACAGAAGGAGAATCCTAGGCGTCCgaaaagaagcaaaaacaaGACCAAAGTGGCTCGTGAGCTCGAGAAAGATATGAAGGTTAAGTGAGCTAAGATATGGAAGAGTGTCCCAAAGCTGTTGTGGAACCAATTGTGGATGCATGTAGAGGAACCAACTGAAGTTGAAGATGAGCCCAATGATTTAGAGGAGCTGCAAATGCAACCAATATGGAGGAGGTGAGTACTCCGGAAGAAGATGTGGAGGGTGAGCTATCATCCTCTACTCCATCTATTATTCAAAAATCGTAAGGTCACAAAATGACTAGTATCTCTGTTGAACCATTTAGTCTGCTATAGAGTATGTCTTTTTGTTCGAATGAAGATGTGTggactttcagaaaaggcaagTGTACTAGGGTATCCTTTGTACTGAATTTATTGGGGCTGagaccagttacccatttttaaCCTAATATTTGCCCAATCACTCCACCTTTAACTGtttgtgcccacttacccaattctACTGTGTCATGACTCATCTAGGCTCCGGATGAAATTGTTATTACGGTAGTGCCACTACACTAAAACCGCACGACTCGTCAGTTACCCATCTCTATCAAGCGTCAATCTGGGTCAAATCTCTTCCTCCCTCCGTAACCGATTCGTTTTCTCTCTCTGCCTCACTCCCTCTTTCActatctctccctctctctctctctctccctccgtAACCGATTCTGACCGTTCTACGGCGACGACGCTTCAAGGTCCGgcaatttttttcccttcttcggCTTCGAAGATATCTAAACAGGTAAAAACACAATTTCCGACTCCGTTTTCCAGTTTTTACATGTTTTCTGAAGAACCTATTACAAAATCTTACGTTTAAAGTAATTTGAAGTTTCATTTTGGTTACATTTCTGTGAAATTTCTCGAACGACTTTGCAAGTTCCAGAATCGGTGAAAATATAGGGTGTCTGGTATCGTCACTGAGAAAATCTGATACGAATGTTGCTTGTCGATTCATTTAGAGAAAATGAGGTGTTATTGAACGCCTATTCTGgggtcataaccataaaagttgtaacattagtgccccccagtagactttgtattgggggcgaacgatgactgctttatttattgacggactgaaactGATATTCCacagtaaatgtagtgttaaactGCAGTAGTCGATAAAGGAAACAAAATTGtgtggtttgtgtcagtctactggggggcagtagagaTATTATTGACCATCATAATGTtggtttttagacattaactGTTGCTTTGAGTGTGAATAAATTCTATAAACAGCGAAATATAGGAaccggtgtaatgtttgatggaaAGTGTgaggtttgtgtcagtctagtggggggcagtagacagataTTGGGGTGCAGTATGTGAATACTTGAATCTGTTGCAATTTCTGGTGGTTTAGTGGGGGCAGTAGACTCATTACTTCCCCCCCAATTCTGTCTTCCTCAGAAGACAgtcatcatctcttgttgattctAAAACAAATATTGTGTTTCTTTGTGATGatgtgcaatacactgtgaatacTTGAATCTGTTGCAATTTCTggtggtttagtggggggcagtagacacattacttcCCTCCAATAATGTCTTCCTCAGAAGACAgtcatcatctcttgttgattataGAATGATCattgtgttttgtttttctttgtgatgatgtgcaatacactgtgaatcttTCAATCTGGTGAAATTTCTGATGGtgtagtggggggcagtaaacACATTACTACTCCCCAATAATGTCTGCATACGGGGTCAGAACCCTTTTCTTTACTATTTTAGAATGATcatgttggttttgttttggtgtagAATGGGTAGACCAAGATTCACCATAATGAGTGACTCAGAAGAAGATGACAGGAGTTCAGAGAGTTCAGATAACTGCACTGATACAACGTTTAACCAAACCctgcaaaaaaaatttgacgaCATCAGAAAGAGGAAGCGACAACAGGCAGAACATCATTCTGATCAAGAATCTGCTGAAGAAGAAGTGAATGAAGATTCAGGACGACAATCAGAAGAAGAATCCGAATCAGAAGGTGAACAGACAACGAAGAGGTTCGTAATCAAAACAAGACAACAACCAAAAAGGAAACCTGTTCAAGAGGAAGAGgattcagaagaagaaaaaacaaagaggaagaaggccaagaagaaaaagaaagctgAAATCAAGAAGGAAGAGCAGAAAAGTGAGACCCAAAAAGCAAAGATTGAATGGAAGCAACAGAAGTGCACGCTCAGTGCATTCTGGAGAATGGTCAATGCACACAAGGATAGAATACCAGACAAGACAAAGGAGATTTTGAAGGGTACAGACTTTGGAGAAATGATGGAACCGTTCTGGCAGGACAAGATAACCGAGATCCAGCTACACAAGCATGAAGCGGACCTGGAGATACTCATGAGGCACTTCGACCGCACAGACAACAAGTGGAAGTTTGGGGATGTTGTTATGGAAATAACGGAGGAGGATATCACGACTTTATTTCACCTCCCGGCCGAAGGAGAAGTGTTCAATGTGAACAGGAGGGTGGTGAGGGAAGAGATGGAAGACTCTCCAATTTTTGGCAGCCCTTTAAAGACGCATGCTGTCCTCAGAACAAAGGTGGAATCGTATTTGGTAACTGAGTTGACAAAGCCGGCAAAAGAGAAAGATGCCAGGAAGATAGCCGTGCTAATGATCACATATCTATTCAGCACATTCTTTTTCACCCGAACCGGTGCTCAGATCACATGGGATATGGTCGCCGTATGTGAACGGATTGAGAAGATAAACATGTACAACTGGCCAAGATTAATTCTGAACTTCTTGATGGAAGGGCTACAAAAGTATAGGAGGAACAGTCCATCTGTTTTGAATGGATGCCTTCTTCTCATATATTACTGGTTCCTTGAGAAGACCAGGGCAAAGACCTGGATACTTGGAAAGCAGAATGAAACTCCACGATTCATCCGATGGTCGATAAAGGAAATATTTAGCCTGGAACAGCTGTACAGGAACGAGAACTTAGCCGTGGTAAGCAAATTACAAAAACATTACATCTATGTTCTTTCCAATGTTTACTACACATTACTGACTTGTTAAATGTAACAGGATCTGATAAAAGCTGGACCGTGGCAAGGGAAAATTGGACTGGAAGACCTCGAGATGGGTGATGAGGTGCAGGACACACCAAGCTTTGACAACTGGGTGAGTGGCTCAACTGAGCTTGTCTGTTGCCAGAAATTGGGTTGCAATAGATACATTATTGGGACCCAGTAATTTGTTGACACATGTTCAATTATACCTTAAACTAAGCCTATGACCTGAATAACTGATGTTTGTTTGTTAATGTTTAAAAATTGGCTTGTTTAAAATGAAATATGAGCTTCTATGgtagtctactggggggcaataatattatTACTGGCCCCCAGTAAACACATTATGGGGGACCAATAACTTACAGGTTTTGGTTCAAATTTTGGCAGGTGCCCCAGGCAAGCCAAACGGAAGAGGAACAAAATGAAAGGCTGACGGGGAATATCAAGGAACTAATCAGGGAGATGGAAGCAGCAATTGGTGAGTCAAAGCCCACCAAAGAAATGGAGGCAAAGCTAGGAAGGCTTGCCAAAGCAAACGAGGAACTGAATGCACAGAACAAAGATCTATGGGTCAAACTAAAGGTTGCCGATGAGAGGATTAAAGAGCTGGAAATTGAAAAGAGGGCAAAAAATAACCTCATCAGGGCGTTGTACATCCGGCTTGAAAAGGAGAAAGGAGAGGTCCCCCCACCACAAAAACAACTTGAGATAGTTCCTTTCATGCCGAAAGTGGTCCCCCAAGATGAAGTTGAGGATGAAAATCCAAACTTTGGACAAAGCGTAGGAGAGGAGACCCATTATGCAGCCAGTGTGGGAAAGTCGACGGACACGGTGACGTCAGCGTTTCCTATTGCAGAGGAAATACCTGGACAACAAGATGAAAGCCGTTTACAACCGGGGCAACAAGTACATGGgaatgaagaggaagatgaacagCTCGATAACATCATAAGGATTATTGCTGAGAAGGAAGCGATGGGAGTAATGGGAAAGGAAAAACCGAGGGAAGGGACCCCAGCCAAACAGGAACCACAGAAGAAAACTCCGGAGATACATTCTATAGTGAAGAACGTGAAGACATACCGGAGGGCTGCCAAGAAGGCTAGAGAGGAGGAGTGGGAGTACGACACTCCGGAAGAAGCAAAAATTACGAAGAGAGCTGCACCTAAGAAAGCAGGAATCATGCAGCAAGCCCAGAGAAAAATGTTGAACAATATCAAGATAAAGGGTGTTAAATGCGATAAGCCAACATGGAGGACACTGGACCCGGCAGTGGCAAGGCACTATAGAGACTTCTTCAACGTTGCTGTGAAAGACACGTAAGTACACAGCCTGGTTTAAAATGGGTACAACAATTCAATTTCTGTTTATCATATTGATAAAATCCGCATTGGAATCAAATGGTTTTGTTTGAATAGGACCGAGTACTGGACCAGCATTGATCTTCTACGCCGGATCACCAAGCACGACCTAAGAGTAATCATCCAAGAGGGGGACATCGAAACTGATGTAAGTCTTTCAATGAAAGGCTCCATTTAATGATTTACTGCCCCCCAGGACAAtgattactgccccccagtaaaatACGTATTTCACTCAATTTTCCTTACTATTGTTCACCTTTAATGTTCTGATGAAAGATCCAATGACCCAATTGCAGGTGATCAGCGTTTATATGGAGTTGTTGAAGTCTGATGCAGAAAAGCTAAATGCGCAAGTGGGATTCCTCACAGTCGACGCAGGGGTAAGTAGCCTAAACCAAACACATTGAATTCTGTGTTTTTTGGAAAGCAACATTGTGTATTAGTCTAAATTATGGCATACAATTTGTGTTTATTGGGGGGAAGTAATCattctactggggggcagtagagtGATCATTCCCCAATTTTTGGCACTGAATATATATCATTTTGTGTTTTGAAGATGTTCTGTTTATTTCTTTCGTATTGGATGTAAATCAAGTGGTATATGtcggtctattgggggccagtaGGCACATttttgccccccagtaatgtgTTTTATTGTAGTCAGGAAAGGATTATTACCCAAAATTTTTTAGTTTGACCTTGAATTAACTTGGTTACGTTCTGTATGCAGTACTATGCTATAAAGTATGAACAGACCAAAGAACAAGATGAGGACACTAGACCTTTTGAGTGTGGTGTCGAGACAATGATTTATGAACCCCTGTGGTCAGTCTTCCGTTTCAAAAAGGTGCTAGTACCAATTCACCACAC harbors:
- the LOC133730338 gene encoding uncharacterized protein LOC133730338, which gives rise to MVNAHKDRIPDKTKEILKGTDFGEMMEPFWQDKITEIQLHKHEADLEILMRHFDRTDNKWKFGDVVMEITEEDITTLFHLPAEGEVFNVNRRVVREEMEDSPIFGSPLKTHAVLRTKVESYLVTELTKPAKEKDARKIAVLMITYLFSTFFFTRTGAQITWDMVAVCERIEKINMYNWPRLILNFLMEGLQKYRRNSPSVLNGCLLLIYYWFLEKTRAKTWILGKQNETPRFIRWSIKEIFSLEQLYRNENLAVDLIKAGPWQGKIGLEDLEMGDEVQDTPSFDNWVPQASQTEEEQNERLTGNIKELIREMEAAIGESKPTKEMEAKLGRLAKANEELNAQNKDLWVKLKVADERIKELEIEKRAKNNLIRALYIRLEKEKGEVPPPQKQLEIVPFMPKVVPQDEVEDENPNFGQSVGEETHYAASVGKSTDTVTSAFPIAEEIPGQQDESRLQPGQQVHGNEEEDEQLDNIIRIIAEKEAMGVMGKEKPREGTPAKQEPQKKTPEIHSIVKNVKTYRRAAKKAREEEWEYDTPEEAKITKRAAPKKAGIMQQAQRKMLNNIKIKGVKCDKPTWRTLDPAVARHYRDFFNVAVKDTTEYWTSIDLLRRITKHDLRVIIQEGDIETDVISVYMELLKSDAEKLNAQVGFLTVDAGYYAIKYEQTKEQDEDTRPFECGVETMIYEPLWSVFRFKKVLVPIHHTTSMHYTLLVIDNETRRFTHMNSLRPPINEFTNEEKYQLNAARVVKHIQKFIHVVNLTKMRIRGESQDPNITREKCKGEDDKENLIIVEEAMTEEEKQTRNWILQNNVVETDYELFEDFDCPQQNTSSGDCGPFMLHYMESIVNGIEPTKEGGDNMRKRLLERFMHLLLGRK